CCAATGTCATCTTGTCATGACATTTCTGAATAACATCTCATTACTgaccagttttttaaaaactgaaatatatttgctctttgttactgaccagttttttttaaaaactggaataaaTGAGAACATCAGTCTCTGtaaatttgagatttttttttaaggcatgaaaaataaaaattgtacttTTATATAACCCATCTCTTtccaaaaatattgctaagaaacATTGTCATGGGGGTAGAATGAGTAAAATAACCTTTTCTAATTTagaatttaacatttattaattattaaagtcttaaaaatattgttatttacTGAAAAATAGGATATGCTCTTTTTATAGGTCAGTGTTTCTTCAGAGGAGGAAAATACATAGGACAGGTTGAAGAACATGTacattttttctcaattttaatttacattataCAAGAAGGAATACCCTTCAGCCTTTATTGTCTGTTTTGTTGGGTCCGTAGAAATATGTAAGTAAACCAAGAGATGAGGCTGTTTACCAGATTAGGTTTATAATTAGGCTTTCATTTTGTGATAGAAAAGCTATTAATTGGGGCATGGAAAAAATGCTAGCGCTGGAGTCGTTGGAAAATGCCCCTCAGATAACATTTTCAGAATTGTTGCATTTATTTGCAAGTTTCTTCTAGTGGTGTTTTTACTctgacatttgaaaagagccCAAATGATGACATCCCTCCTCAGTCGTTATTAGCCTGTGAGAGTCCTGTCTCCATGTGGTGTTCAGTAACTCACCCCAAGTGGCAGAACATGGCAGAGTGGATGGACTGAATGGGCTTGGCCTGAGGGAAAAGAACTAATCAGCTTCTGCAGCCCCAAGTTATATGATCTCTCACTGGTCTGGTTCTAAACCACCTGGCCAggagatttatttaaaaacaagttttataggttatttggagaaggcaatggcagcccactctagtactcttgcctggaaaatcccatgggtagaggagcctggtgggctgcagtccatggggttgctaagagtcagacacgactgagtgacttcactttcactttttactttcatgcattggagaaggaaatggcaacccactccagtgttcttgcctggagactcccagggatgggggagcctggtgggctgccatctatggggtcacatggagtcagacacgactgaagtgacttagcagcagcagcagctaagtaaCAGGCAGCTGGAGTAAAGGAAGATGAAGTTGAAGgataaattccaaaaaaaaaaaaagaaaccttattCTACTCAGGAGGAAGTATTTGATTTTCCTAAGCTCTGCACACCAGAAAGAAGTTTGCTTAAAGTTGTTTTTGCTGGGGCTACAGCAGTGACATTTTCAAAGCCCAGAGAAAGACAACTACATATAAAATCACTTCTGACAGTATGTGAGAGGCTGAGGAAAAAGATGGGCTAAAAGATAAGGGTAAAATGCAACATCTTAAGTTTCTGTAACGTGAGTGCTTCAGAAAAAAGACTATTTCTGAACTAGTAGGGTTTGAAAATGAGTTTGCTCACTGCTCATGTTGCGTATAGAAAAGGGGAATTTGGTTGTTTGTAAAGAAAGTTACCAAATTAAACCACAATCACTGTAATCAAAGGAAATGACGAAAATGTGTGGTCATAGCTAAtttagctttatttcttcttttagccATCAAGTTTTATCGTAGGGCTATGCAACTTGTACCTGATATAGAGTTCAAGATTACTTATACCCGGTCTCCAGATGGTGATGGCGTTGGAAACAGCTAGTGCGTATATAATTTGATAGACAGTAATATATAGAATTTGTTAAAGTTAAGCGTCTTTGCCCTGTTGACTCTTAGCATGATAAGACAGTGCTAATTCTGTTAAGTTTCATAGTCTTTAGCATGAAGACTTGTTTATAAAGTTGTAGACATTTTTTAATTAGGGAAATTTTAAGATTATAGAAATGCACATTTTAAACAGATATAACAAAAATAAGGTAATgaaagaggatttttttcttttaataaaagcgGTGATTACTGAAAAGAGTAAATTAATGGACGTGTTTCAACTTTCTGAAATCTATAAAGTCAAAATGATTAAAGTGTAATCAGGCCAAAGCTGAAAAAGGTTAATAATGGTTTAATAATGTTTGAAATTGGGTACATGGGGTTTTATTACACTAGTAATTACACTTTCTCCTTTTGTATCTGTTTGAaaccatacatttttaaaaaggttttttatTAGGAAAATGCTAGACTCTAGTCAGACTTGGTTGTAGATAGAATATTGTTAAGACTAACATCTCTTTAAAAGCACAAGGGCCAGATATAAGTGCTTTAGTATGAAGACTTGTTTATAAAGTTGTAGAAATTTTTTAATTAGGgaaattttaagattaaaatatggaaatgcacattttaaacAGATATAACAAAAATAAGGTGACGAaagagttttggttttttttttcttgtaataaaaGCAGTAATTACTGAAAGGAGtaaattaacatatttttaagcCAATACTTTGACGTTGCTCATAAAAGAAACCTAGAAAAGTAGAATTTTTGTAATAAGATACTATATCAGTCAGTCTTACATAACCTCTGGCATGAAACAGTTAAGAAGTTACCTTTATTGATAACTTATGCTGACTGCCTTTTTTAACTGCTTATAGTATTAACACTTAAGCTTTGACTAAGCCATATTAAAAATATCCCATTGAAGTCAGCATTTGTTGCCTGTTTGAACTTTGGTGCTAATAATAATTGTTCACCAAATTAGATTTAACAACACGAGGTAGTTCATACTCAAAAAGACTTGTTCAAGGATTTTCTAAACCTTCTTGAAATTTAGGGAGAGTCGTTTAGACCCAGGTCTTAGCCAGTTTTATAAATAGATGCCAGGTGCTGTTAAGAAAGGTtgtattaaaacattaaaacagcATTTCTTTCTCTCCCATCCTGTCACACAGACCCAGGTATTCTGAAAATTCCTTCAAAATAATAGTTGTTTCTTATCAGACCTAATAGGCCCTAAAAGCCTCTGCTGGTTTTTTGCCTCCTGTAAAGAGCTGGTAGCAGAGCCCTGCAGTCCCTCCAGCCTCAGCCACATGTCCATTTTGTTGTCTTTTAATAAGCCCTTCCTGGTTTTCTAACTTCATCCTCATCCAGCTTTTTTGTAAGTCTGATCATTTTTAATGTTACCCTCAGCAAAACTGGAAAgctagatatttttctagaactcttaACTACACATTTGTTTATGCTAATAGATTACTCATGgaccctgctttttaaaattatatattttcctctaaagGAAGGGTTATAAGGTACATATATTAGAAAGCCTTCTTGGTAAGTAAGTACCTCAGATGAcatctgtatattttatttttattcaattagAATGGATTATGTTCACTTAAaaggatatatttatatatgatttttaaaaaatcatttgaaattatcttttttaCTAATTCATGAAATCTCTACCTTATCataaaactaattaattaaatctCAACACCTATAtccaaaaatttttaattcttcctCTGTGGGAATTAAAATTGCTGAGGCTTTTTCCTTCAAAAAGTTGGTATGGTACCCCTTTGCAGGGCAGGGTAAACTTTTACCATGTTTTTGAAAAAGAGTAGTAAGAAGTTTGCTTTTAGATGACTTTTTCTAAAGCAAATTTGAAAGTCCTGTGAAAAATCAGTTTCAAAGCTGTGTTGTATAGACTGGGGCACTGGGTTTATTCACCTCCCTTCTTTTCTTAGCATTGAAGATACTGATGATGACAGCAAGATGGCAGACCTCCTGTCCTACTTCCAACAGCAGCTCACGTTTCAGGAGTCTGTGCTCAAACTGTGTCAGCCTGAACTTGAGAGCAGTCAGACTCATATATCAGGTGTGACTTCTTGCTCCTTGTAACTCAGAAATACTTTTCCTTAGATTGAAGTTTTCCAAACTTATAAGGTCAGATAACTGTCATACAGTTGCTTTAGTTCCAAGTATAGTGGGGGGTCTAATTATAATTAATTTGTGTAGACAAGCTTCTCAGGGTCTGAAGTAGAGTGGAATTTGTAGTGTAGTTGGTCGAGGATGCCATCTTCTTTACAGTGATGGTCTAAGAGGGTGAATATCTTGAGTTGGTGGGGCAGCCCTAAGAAAACTGGAGAAATGCTGGTATCTTCAGGCACTTCAGCCAAGTTGGACAGTAGTCCTGAAACAGTCTGAgtgtttaaaaatgaatgttttctctttcttttcatgtgtttagtgTTGTTTAATTTGCTCTGGGAACTTTTCAAAGGAGGACAATTGAAAATTTTCAAGGAgatgaaaataatcttttaatgTTACATATGCAGTGCAGATCATACATATGTGTACATTCtagattattttttctagtatttttatATCTCTTGACAATGAAATGATCTTCCACGGGAAAGGGGAAAGTAGCTTCAGAGATGTTTTGTACTGAAAAGACAAAGATATTTGTGTTTTGATGTTAGGAGCCGTTATTTCTTTTGGGTAGTTAAATACACTTATCAGCTCCAAGACGATCTGAAGGGTGGTTTATAAAATTTTAGGAATAAAAATATCTGCACTGAGAATGTGACAGTCAAGTGACAGGTAGGAAGGAGAGGAGAGTCACTGAGGATGGTTTCCTTTGCAGCTCTGCCAATGGAGGTCCTGATGTACGTCTTCCGTTGGGTGGTGTCCAGCGACCTGGACCTCAGATCATTAGAGCAGTTGTCACAGGTGTGCAGAGGATTCTATATCTGTGCCaggtatttactttttttttctttttttaaagcaactcTGGCTGTGGTGGAAACCATGAAAAAGCAACCAGTGAActggggaaaaatattttcacaccAGATATCTGATGGGGATTGATATCCAAAACATATGAAGAACTCATACAACAGTTGCAAAAATCCCCAAGGaacctaattaaaaaatagacaaaagaccttagatgtttttttcaaaaaaagatattccatggccaacaggtatacaagaagttgctcaacatcattagtcattagggaaatgcaagtcaaaaccatagTGAGATATTAGTTCACGCCTGTTTGAATGGCCATCAttcaaaagacaagagataaacATGGATGTTGGTATGATTGTAAGTTGGTATAGCTactatgggaaacagtatggaagttcctcaaaaaattaaaaatagatttaccatgtgagccagcaattccacttctgagtatatataaaaaggaaatgaaaacactaattctaaAAGGCATCTGCACCTCTTGTTCATAGAAACATTATTTATAGTAACCAAGacttggaaacaaccaaaatgtgcacggatggatgaatggataaagaagatccacatatataaaatggaatattattgagcCACCATGTATGGTCATGGATGGACTTCAAAGgctttatgttaagtgaaattaagtcagagaaagacaaatactatatgatcttatatatagtaatctacatagaaaaagagaatttgTGGATTTGTGGCTACCAGAGGTGAGGGAATAGGGATTAGAGGAAGAtggttaaaaggtacaaacttccagtttgaAGGTAAGTACTAGGGATGTGATGTACAACCTGCTGGCTGTGGTTACCATCACTCTATGATAGAAGGCTGTTAAGAGAGAGTGGACCTTAAGAGTTGTAATCACAGGAgaccttttcttttccttgtagctctatgagatgatggatggtcACTAAACCAATGGTGATTTATTTCACAATAGATGTTaatcaaaccatcatgctgtataccttaaattttTACAGTGATGTATGTCAAATACTTTTCAATGAAACTGGGGAAAAGTTATCCTATACATTTAAAATCTTGCATGTGAAGAATAATTGTAGTTTAGTATAACATTTAAGACAGGTAATGTTTTATGAGGGCTGGGTGccttatgtaaaaatatatactttatccTTAGCATCTAGAacattttttagatatttatttattttactttatttatttggccatgccaggtgttagttgaggcatgtggatctagttccctgaccagggatcgatcctgggccccctgcattgagagctcagagtcttggccactggatcaccaagaaaTCCCTAGAACTTTTTATAATTTTGGTTCTTAAAATTCAAatgcattgttttaaaataacctAATTTCAGTTGAAGTCCTATCTTTTGGGTAAAACATTTGAATTGCTTGACGGCTTTGTTTTTTGATAGTTCTGTGTGTATTTCTATTTAACAAGTACCTGTCAAGCTCTCTAGTTActccattaatttttcttttaattatatatGAGAAAACATTGTAAAAAGGGAATTAAAACAGATCTTCAGGGGTAGGATAAAACTTGGTTGCAGaagtattcattaaaaaaaaaaaaatacattgccGTGTTTGTTTGGGGGATGTCTCTTTTTGCAGTCTGGCTTCCGTATAAATAGTTCCTCTGTCTTATTTCAAGTTACAgatgaatttaaaattattttgtgttgTGTTAGAATCAAGTCAGTTGCTTTGCTTTTTGCAGTAATCCTGTAACAAAGTCTTGTTACGGTTAGGGTTGGTGCCATCTTCAAAATCTGCCTCCGGTCTGATTGTTTCACTGTTTCTCTAAGTATCATTTTGGCTCAGCCACCTAGGCCTGCTCTGGATTATGGCATTGGCATCCCGTGTGGTCTCTGAACTTCCACTCTTACACTTGAGCTCATTCTCCATAGACCAGCAGAGTCATCTTTTAAAACCATCAGTGGTACTTAGAACCTTCTAGTGGCCTCCTCTTCGCTCAAACAGCCACCGCCACCTGCAAAATTTCCACCTCACCTGTCCCCAACCACCTCTCCACAGATGCCGTCTGCACTTCACCAGGTCACTTTGCCACAGCCACATCATCCTTCTTGCCCCTTGTTGAGCATGCTGGCCACGCTCCAGCCCTTGGGCCTCACCTGCTGTGGCGTCTGCCAGGATGCCCTTCCTTGTCACTGTAGACACCTGCCCGGAAAAGAGAGTCTGTTTCCCACCCACCTGGTCCTGGTCCTTTACCCAGCTTTGTTTCTTCTCACACTGAGCACACTGCCTAAaacttttctctaattttcttgtttttcgtTTGCTTTCCCTGTAGAAAAGCAGGGCCTCTGCCCTGCCCATCCGTCTGTCCCAGTGCTCGGCACAGTGCCTGGCTGGTGTGCAGCCGAAGTTGCTGAATAGAAGATGCCTGTTGGCAGAAATGCTTCTCTTGTCTGAGTGCAGATAGGGCTTACCTGTTAAATATATTGATGTGCTTTTATTCCCTAGAGACCCTGAAATATGGCGTTTGGCCTGCTTGAAAGTTTGGGGCAGAAGCTGTATTAAACTTGTTCCGTACACATCCTGGAGAGAGATGTTTTTGGAAAGGCCCCGTGTTCGATTTGATGGTGAGTTGAACTCTTTAGAGCAACAGAGATCTGTTGTGCTGATTTTGATAAATACATAAGTCTTCATTTTTCTATACCAGACCTGAGTACTGTAAGCATATTTAGAGgaaacctcaataaaaataaagctggaaACATGTTACATGATGGTAAAAGTTTTTtattaagttcttttttaaaaatctgtttctttctgtAGGCGTGTATATCAGTAAAACCACCTATATTCGTCAAGGGGAGCAGTCTCTTGATGGTTTCTATAGAGCGTGGCACCAAGTGGAATATTACAGGTACAACTGTAGTAACTCAGTGAGTGAAAATTTTCTCTCTCCAAGTGTTAGTGCATTAGTTATCAGACATTGATTTCGCGTGGCTTTTGCGTTTATAGACAAAATGGCCCCTGGTGTTTTTATCCAGTTTCTAACAGGAACTGCAGACAAAGAGCCAACAGATTAAGATAGATCAGGGAATTCCCCTTGGCTCTAGATCTAGAATTACTTTGTATTTTGGAGCTCCTCCTTGTCTTCTGTCTTATCAGAGCGCTTGGGCTGCTATTCAGGCTCATCCTCACCAGGTATCCACGTCACCGAGGAACAAGTCGGCTGTGCTGACTACTGTGGAGTAGACAGCATTGGGCCTCTGTTTTGTATGACGTTAGGTAGTGCTTTAGGGAGAAACACGCAGAACTTTAACAGAGCAATGTTTAATCCAATTTATTTCTATTCGGTGAGTGACACTAAAAGTCCCATGGCTCCCTCTAAGGAAGGTAACACACTGCTCTGTTTCTCTGCTGCTGGCCTCACGGGCCACGTCCGTGTCAGTGATGTGTGCCAGTCCTCTGGCCCGCGGCATCTCCCTTTCGGTTTCACAGCCATGCATAAGTAGGTCTGGGGACCAGGAAGTAGGGACGCGTTTCATATTCGCGCATGGCGTTCTGGTGTCTGCCTTGTCCCGCAGGTACGTAAGGTTCTTCCCGGATGGCCACGTGATGATGCTCACCACGCCCGAGGAGccccagtccattgttccacgctTACGCACCAGGAATACCAGGTGGTGGCCTTCTGCAGTTTCCTGTCCGCTTCACATTCTAGGTGGTAGCTTGCAGATTATGTAACTTATTACTGGATGATTAAAGAAGCAATCATCTGGGGCACTTGTGAAAAATAACTGATCCTGGGACTTATCTGGCAATCCCGTGGCTGGGACTTGGTGTTTTCACTGCTAAgggcctgtgtttgatccctggtcagggagctaggatcccacagaCTGCACAGTGTAGTTCcccgccaccccccgccccccaaacaacaacaaataccaaCCCCTGGGCCTCTCCCTAAAGCCCTCCTTCAGTAAGTCTGGGGCCTTGGAAACTAGGTTTACTCACATCCTACCTGATTGTCCTCAGGCTAATTGAGTGAATACTTCTAACCCATTACTTTCTCAGTTACTTAAATACACATAACGGATAAAAagatttaaagtgtttttttgattttgcttttagAACGGATGCAATTCTACTGGGTCATTATCGCTTGTCACAAGATACAGACAATCAGACCAAAGTATTTGCTGTGATaactaagaaaaaagaagaagtaagTATGCAAGGCAGAATTggcagttttcttttaatttccataCCCTGCtcattcaagagtcttcttaaaatttctttcttaaagtatagttgatttacagtgttgtatttaaTCATTCAATCATTCTCAATTAGAAAGGATGAAACGTACTCTTTTATAAATTATACTGTTAAACAAAACGGGCGTTGACTTAACAGCGTATCTCTGAAGAGAACTGGAAGGTTTCTAAAATGTGGTTATTTTTTATCAAATCAACTTATTTGTCCTCCAGGTTTCCTATTTTGGCCCAGGTTTTTTACATGTGAAAATGTAAAGCCAGGATTTCCTGTGAAATAACTAGTATGATTATATATGACTGTATTTTTGGCTTTTCTCATTTTGAATCATAGGagattttctttctaaattgtCTCATATGGGTAATTCTTTCAGAGATATTTTTAGAATTTCAGTTTCTCCTGGAAATAAGCTAAAGTGAGATAATTTCCTTCTTCTTGTtcttgcaaaaggaaaaaaaaatgccaagcaAATACAATGGCAGAATCATGACATTCCAGAGTATTTTAAACTCTCTCATCAGATTAAGGGACTGATATTTTCCAGCTTTTCtccatgtgcatttttttttaaccctggtTAAAAACCACAATGTGGACCCAAGAAGTTGTGAGGTAGTTAGAAtaaatatttctgtgttgttcTTGTAATGAATATAGTTTCTGAACGAGGTTTGTCTTGTGTTGAGTCCACTCCCCACTCCCAGTGACCACATAGGGaatagttgttgttttttgttcagttgctcagtcttgtccaactctgcgaccccatggacttcaagcttccctgcccttcactgtctcctggcctttgctcagactcatgtccattgagtcagtgataccatccaaccatctcatcctttgtcacccccttctcctcctgccctcaatctttcccagcaacagggtcttttccagtgagtcagtcttcggatcaggtggccaaagtattggagcttcagcatcagtccttccaatgggaATAGTCAGTCCTTCATCTGTGAGTCCTGTGGCCCTTGGCTGTGGCTTCTCCAGCTCCCTCTGGCTCCTGGAATCAGGGGCTACAATCTGAAGGGCAGAGATTCTTACTATCATGGTGATCATAGCCTTGAGTTTCTTGAGATCAGAGCTGGGGAGTTGTGAGGCCCCCACTGTTAAAATGTTACCTAATAAGAGGGTTTAGGCACTCGCAACCTACGCCCAGTTTTCACTCCAGACTGGCGCAGTGAAACCATATGTAGTGTCGACATTCTTATGTTTTAGCAACATTCACAGAAGTGTGGTTCCAGTGAACCTTGTCACATCTGTTTCTCCGTAGACTAGTTTTCCGTTATTGCAAAAGATAAGTCATACTCTGCTCTTTCTGCCCCACTGTTTTCGAGTAGAAGAAAATATTAGGCCTAGAGATGGACGGGAGTTTGAGTTCCCATCTCCGACACTGACCCTGGGCTGCCCATCCTGGATCCTCATCCCCTCAACCGTCACACAGCTACCATGCGGTTACATGTCATACCTAAGGTTGTCATCCCGATTGAGATAATGTGATGGAGGCAAAAGTCTTCTGCTTTTAGAGGCTCTCATGTATTTCCAGGCACTCATACATATACACTCATacacaaaagtctgtctagtcaaagctatggtttttccagtagccatgtatggatgtgagagttggaccataaggaatgctgagcaccgaagaattgatgcttttgaactgtggtgttggagaagcctcctgagagtcccttggactgcaagaagatccagccagtcaattctaaaggaaatcagtcctgaatattcattggaaggactgaagctgaagctccaatactttagccatctgatacgaagaattgactcatttgaaaagaccctgatgctgggaaagattgaaggcaggaggagaaggggatgacagaggatgagatggttgggtggtatcactgactcgatggacatgagtttgaacaagctccgggagttggtgatggacagggaaacctggcatgctgcagtccgtggagtcacagagtaagacatgactgagcgactgaaccaaactgatacACGTTGGCAGTTGATAAACCAGTATAGCTGTCTATCCTGTGTGCAGATAACTATGTGATAATACGTTGCTCAGGTATTTCCGCATAGATGCAGCTCcatctgtctctgtgtctgtccGGGAAGTGAGGCCCCACTGTTGCTCACGCATCTCCCCTCTTACAGAAAGCACTTGACCATAAATACCGGTATTTTCGCCGTGCCCCTGTGCAAGAAGCCGATCAGAACTTTCATGTGGGGCTGCAGCTGTGTTCCAGTGGCCACCAGAGCTTCAACAAACTCATCTGGATACACCACTCTTGTCACATTACTTACAAGTAGGTGAATGCCGTAAAAACTCAAGGGTACAGACGCCGTGTGCCCTTCCTGTCCAGCTGAGGACTCAGGTAGGGTTTGATTCCTCAGAGTTAATGTTCGATCACAAAGGAAAACCACAGTATAATCTTCTGCAAACCAAAGAAATAGCCAACCTGAAGAAAACTAAAAGTGGGCCCGGTGGAGTGTCCAGAGCTCCCCCTAAGGGTCCATGGACACGTAGGTGGGCACGTCCCCTGTAAGGTTGAGAGCAGCCCCCATGAGTCTGTCGGGGCCTGGCCACTAAGCTGCACGAGTGTGACTGCAGTCATTGGCTTTCCAAGGCAGTTGTGAAACACCTGAACTTCTTTCTTCTCCATGGTTCAGTCTCATCATTTTTCACCTTATTTCCATTTGGTTTATCCCCAGGGATTATACAcagattttaaagtaaattgtAGTTAGGAAAGGAAGTCTGCTGAGATGATCACCAGTGTTTCAAAGCCAAATTAGTGGTTCCTGTTTAAAGCCATTAGTGGTtcctattttaaactttttatcctGTGAGTTAGGATTTACTAGTGTGAAACAGTGAATGAACAGATGAGAGTGTGTGAGAAAGGAACAGTACTGAAATGAGTAAAATGTAAGAATTAGGAAAGTGAAATTTCAGTTCATGTAGATACTGATGTTAGCTGTTGTGAGGTTTGGAAGAATATTGGTGTGTGCCCGAGGGTCATTCCATGCCAGTTGAGTCCAGAGTTCTGAGAGGCAGGTTGGAGGTCGGTCGCCTTCCATCAGCCTCTCTGACAACCTCAAACAGGTTGCTGAAAGCTTCCTCAGTCACGTTTCCACCTTAGGAGTAATTCTTCCTACTCATCTGGGAGGTCTTGACAAAAAGaccatttttttcttgcttctctcCATTATCTACTGGTCCTTCTGtcttctttctgcttctctgaaTAATTGTgaagtagaattctttttttttttctttccaaagaaactAAACCCAGAAGTAGAGCCAAGCAAATGATATTTATGAAGTCACtggaattttctgtttttgtttatttcttttcttttcttttttttttaggtgaaaaATAAAAGGCTGTGGTAATATATCACCTCCTTCCCCCTCAACCTGAAATTATGCTGTTGATTATgcaaatattaaatcattaaattCTCTTCTAGGATTataattctttctaaaatatgttttttaacaAGAGCCATAAAATATCTAGAGCCTTTGACTTAGAAATTGTTCCTTGGGAATCTTTTCAAAGGGCATAAGGAAAGATATCAAAAACATTTACAATTGCCAAACACTGAAAACTAAATCCTCCAGCAAAGGGGGGATTAAGTAAATGTGGTAAAAGCAGACAGTGAAATATGCAGCCACAAAAATGGCTTCTGAAGATTTAATGATGTGAGGCAGTGCTTTATGTCATGATGTATAAAGCAGCGAAgtatgccctcagcagtgaagcTCAGTATCAAGGTTGAGGCCCTGTCTGAGTGGGAATGAGTGATTTTTCTTTACACTTTTCTAATGTTTTTCGAATTTTCCACAATGCACCTATTATTTAGAATTGACTAAGatgaactaaaaatgaaaaaaaaggctAATGCCTAAAATTAAACTCCCCCCCTAAATGTAGACAGGAATTTTAAATGAGCTGAAATCTCCTTGTGATG
This genomic interval from Bos taurus isolate L1 Dominette 01449 registration number 42190680 breed Hereford chromosome 23, ARS-UCD2.0, whole genome shotgun sequence contains the following:
- the FBXO9 gene encoding F-box only protein 9 (The RefSeq protein has 1 substitution compared to this genomic sequence), whose protein sequence is MAEAEEDCHSEAVREGDDDDENESPAETDLQAQLQRFRAQWMFELAPGGGSGNLESRPCRAARGSLLRAADTRGKQELAKEEKARELFLKAVEEEQNGALYEAIKFYRRAMQLVPDIEFKITYTRSPDGDGVGNSYIEDTDDDSKMADLLSYFQQQLTFQESVLKLCQPELESSQTHISALPMEVLMYIFRWVVSSDLDLRSLEQLSQVCRGFYICARDPEIWRLACLKVWGRSCIKLVPYTSWREMFLERPRVRFDGVYISKTTYIRQGEQSLDGFYRAWHQVEYYRYVRFFPDGHVMMLTTPEEPQSIVPRLRTRNTRTDAILLGHYRLSQDTDNQTKVFAVITKKKEEKALDHKYRYFRRAPVQEADQNFHVGLQLCSSGHQSFNKLIWIHHSCHITYKSTGETAVTAFEIDKMYTPLLFARVRSYTAFSERPL